The proteins below are encoded in one region of Micromonospora sp. DSM 45708:
- a CDS encoding potassium channel family protein: MVDLTPRRMRRRAVAASALMLTGYFLVPVEADPNGLRLALRSVATVLLVAAVAFLVTGQVRRQLTRDQPTGDAEDRALTRLAIALIAGLLVFALADYVVANTRPGEFVGLRTRIDALYFALATLTTIGYGDVHAQGQIARVAVCAQMVFSIGVVATGASVVVRQMTQRSSRR, encoded by the coding sequence ATGGTGGACCTGACCCCGCGGCGGATGCGGCGGCGGGCCGTGGCGGCCTCCGCGCTGATGCTGACCGGCTACTTCCTGGTCCCGGTCGAGGCGGATCCGAACGGGCTGCGGCTGGCCCTGCGCTCCGTCGCCACGGTGCTGCTGGTGGCGGCGGTCGCGTTCCTGGTGACCGGCCAGGTCCGGCGTCAGCTCACCCGCGACCAGCCGACCGGCGACGCGGAGGACCGCGCGCTCACCCGCCTCGCCATCGCGTTGATCGCCGGGCTGCTGGTCTTCGCGCTGGCCGACTACGTGGTGGCGAACACCCGCCCCGGTGAGTTCGTCGGGTTGCGCACCCGGATCGACGCGCTCTACTTCGCGCTGGCCACGCTCACCACGATCGGCTACGGCGACGTGCACGCACAGGGGCAGATCGCCCGGGTGGCGGTCTGCGCGCAGATGGTGTTCAGCATCGGCGTGGTCGCCACCGGCGCGTCGGTGGTGGTCAGGCAGATGACCCAGCGGTCCTCACGGCGCTGA
- a CDS encoding DUF4236 domain-containing protein, which produces MGVQFRKRKKYGPLILHFTQNGFSSWSIKIGRWSWNSNTRAHRVDLPGPLSWKQDKA; this is translated from the coding sequence ATGGGCGTCCAGTTCCGCAAGCGCAAGAAGTACGGGCCACTGATCCTCCACTTCACCCAGAACGGGTTCTCCTCGTGGAGCATCAAGATCGGCCGTTGGTCCTGGAACTCGAACACCCGCGCCCACCGCGTGGACCTTCCGGGGCCGCTGTCCTGGAAGCAGGACAAGGCCTGA
- a CDS encoding putative leader peptide, with amino-acid sequence MKVSLTGRALTGGDDGRQHEGMSQRDELLLTARVHVDLVRHASALC; translated from the coding sequence ATGAAAGTCTCACTGACTGGAAGAGCGTTGACCGGCGGGGACGACGGTCGGCAGCATGAGGGCATGTCGCAGCGGGACGAGCTTCTCCTCACCGCTCGCGTGCACGTCGACCTGGTCCGGCACGCGAGCGCGCTCTGTTGA